The following is a genomic window from Parabacteroides johnsonii DSM 18315.
TCGTCAAACATTACAGGCCGAAGTTTCCGTGTTTCGCCAAAGGCATTCTTTAAGCTGACATAACTTTGCAGGTGAAGTTTACGAGGTGCAAACCAAATATAGGCAACTTCCTGATAACGGCTGTCACCACGTTCTTTCAATTCGTCGGTAATATTTGCCAAAGCCTGACAGGTCATGACCGTTTTTCCCGCACCTGTTGGCGCTTCACACACAATTTTGTGTCGTTTGCCACCGAGGTTTAACAGACGGATTGTTTTATCGGTCAGTTCATTGACAGCGTTCTGTTGGTATGGTATATTTTTCATTGTTTTCTTCCTTTTTTATTCTCTAAGTTTTTCTTTTCTATCTCTTTCATTTCCAGTAGGAAACGGTCATAATCAGATAAAAATAACTGATCTTGTATGATTCTGTACTTTTCAAATTCCGTTTCTGCATGCAAACGTGCAATTTCAGCAGTCACACGTCCGGCATCATTAAGAAGACCGTATTCAAAGAGATTGATAAAACTGTTCAAACGCTGTTCCCAGTCGGCCATAGTCAGAGGAATGTGACGCAAAGTCATTGATTCTGCAAAATCCAGATAGGCAGTAACCATGCGTTGAAGTTGTCCCATTTCTGTATCTGACAAATAATTTTTAGCTATCACTACATCGCTTTTCCGTATTTTCCCATCAGGAGCATCAGCCCATGTAGTCAATCCCATGTGTTCTTTTGTGGCATCTGCACGTTCTACAATGAGTTCCGCTGCAGTATGTCCATGAACAGCATAGTGCATCTTATTCTGTACTGTAGCATAAAAACGTCGAGTAGCCAATGCTGTCTTGTCGTAGTCTACGGCTGTTGCATATAAATCCGTTATTTTTTGATAGAACAAACGTTCACTGGCGCGTATCTCACGGATACGTTCCAGTTGTTCATCAAAATATTTATCAGTAAGAAAAGTTCCGCGCTTCAATCTTTCCGAGTCCATAACCCACCCTTTAATGGTGTACTCTTTGGCTATTCCATTTACCCATTTTCTGAATTGTACGGCCTTTTCTGAATTAACCTTGAAACCAACAGCAATAATCATTTCCAATGAATAATGATTTGTGTTATACTGTTTCCCATCCGGAGCAGTTATTCGAAATTTTCGAATAACTGAATCTGCTTGCAATTCACTATCTGCGAATATCTTTTTGATATGATAATTGATGGTATGTACTTCTACACCATATAGTGCTGCCATCAGTTTCTGGGTGAGCCAAATGTTTTCATCTTCGTAGCGTATTTCTATTTGCTGTTCATCATTTCCCACGCATGCCACATAGTTCAAGTATTCTGCTGCACTGCTGCGTACAGTTACTTGCTCTTTTTTCTTTTTATTCTTATCTGACTGCTCTTTCATGCTTCCTCCTCATCTGTAAAGTTCAACATTCCATCAAACAGGTCTTTATCTTTTTGAGTGGTTGCCAGAGCATCATCTTCCGGCATAACGACGGCATCCTTTTTCTTGGGCAAAATTCTGCGGTAAGTATTGTAGATAGCTTGTGGCAGAGCGCAGAGTTCTACTTTATCGCTGACGTCGTCAAACGAACCTTCCCAAGGGTCTTCACTGGGTGAGAACACATAAACCTTTATTGGTTGGGTTATATCCAAATCATAGATTATATCAACCAACTCATCGATGGCTTCTTCACGATAAATTACAAGCATCTGTTTTTTCCCATTATCGAAATAGCGGAAGATACCTTTATAGGTTTTCTGACCTCCAAAGGTATTTTGTTCCGTATAAAGGTCTTCTTTGATACAAAGCATATCTGTAGCAAGATTTACCAGTTTTCGCATATTTTGCATAGAGCGGTTGCGACCAACAAATCCGGTACGATAGTAACGGAGATTATTCTTTGTTAAACCAGTTACCTCTTCGCCTTTTGAGTTTGTATAACCTTGGATCACTCGTTTGTTTCGTTCGTAAGTAACTTCTTCACAGATATTGTTTTCATTATTAGTAACAAGAATACATTGGCGATGGCCTCCATCTTCTACATTCAGTTGCATAGTGGCGTGGAGAGTTGTTCCGCTACCTGCGAAGAAATCAAGTATAATTGAGTGACTACTATTTGCAAGCCCTAGTATTTTACGTATTAAATCTGTTGGCTTAGGTGTGTCAAATTTTTTTGACTCTAAGATGTTTTTGAGTTCTATTTGAGCTTTTTTGTTCCCTTCAATATCTTGCCAGAAATTTGATGGTCTTTTAACTTTATTTTCTGAATAAAATTTGTAATATACCTTCCATTCGTTATTTTTATCTTTTTTAAAATATAGGAGATTATCTTTCTTCATTTGTTCTACTTTCTTAGGTCCTACTCTCCATCTACTTTCGTAACCTGTAGGCCCATAAGGAAAAACCTCACTTCCATCTGGAGCAATAATAGGGAAAAACATTGTAGGCCTATCTTCTCTTCTATCTTCTCCACCTGTTCTTCTTAATTGTAAGATCGAAAAGAAGCCTCTTTCATCTGATAATGAATATCTTTCAAGATCTTTTTCTGTAAGCGGAATGCCACTAATAACATAGTTG
Proteins encoded in this region:
- a CDS encoding site-specific DNA-methyltransferase, with the protein product MNSNDRANLIKRINTLEGLTDKERSALLGLLRENKTYGLVWEDKPEDVEERLRDELPILTEVPERAIISNDKNAPNHILIEGDNLEALATLAYTHEGKIDVIYIDPPYNTGNKDFIYNDSYVDKEDSYRHSKWLSFMSRRLKIAKKLLSEHGVIFISIDDNEQAQLKLLCDEIFNNNFVGMISRATGTTTGQDTGSLGKACDYILVYSSKNNYVISGIPLTEKDLERYSLSDERGFFSILQLRRTGGEDRREDRPTMFFPIIAPDGSEVFPYGPTGYESRWRVGPKKVEQMKKDNLLYFKKDKNNEWKVYYKFYSENKVKRPSNFWQDIEGNKKAQIELKNILESKKFDTPKPTDLIRKILGLANSSHSIILDFFAGSGTTLHATMQLNVEDGGHRQCILVTNNENNICEEVTYERNKRVIQGYTNSKGEEVTGLTKNNLRYYRTGFVGRNRSMQNMRKLVNLATDMLCIKEDLYTEQNTFGGQKTYKGIFRYFDNGKKQMLVIYREEAIDELVDIIYDLDITQPIKVYVFSPSEDPWEGSFDDVSDKVELCALPQAIYNTYRRILPKKKDAVVMPEDDALATTQKDKDLFDGMLNFTDEEEA
- a CDS encoding virulence RhuM family protein — protein: MKEQSDKNKKKKEQVTVRSSAAEYLNYVACVGNDEQQIEIRYEDENIWLTQKLMAALYGVEVHTINYHIKKIFADSELQADSVIRKFRITAPDGKQYNTNHYSLEMIIAVGFKVNSEKAVQFRKWVNGIAKEYTIKGWVMDSERLKRGTFLTDKYFDEQLERIREIRASERLFYQKITDLYATAVDYDKTALATRRFYATVQNKMHYAVHGHTAAELIVERADATKEHMGLTTWADAPDGKIRKSDVVIAKNYLSDTEMGQLQRMVTAYLDFAESMTLRHIPLTMADWEQRLNSFINLFEYGLLNDAGRVTAEIARLHAETEFEKYRIIQDQLFLSDYDRFLLEMKEIEKKNLENKKGRKQ